From the Budorcas taxicolor isolate Tak-1 chromosome 1, Takin1.1, whole genome shotgun sequence genome, one window contains:
- the CCR3 gene encoding C-C chemokine receptor type 3, which yields MATSVDGIETVGEVAGTTPYDYEGALPCEKSNVKELAAQFLPPLYSLVFMIGLLGNVVVVVILTKYKRLRIMTNIYLLNLAISDVLFLVTLPFWIHYVRWKEWVFGHHMCKLLSGLYYMGLYSEIFFIILLTIDRYLAIVHAVFALRARTVTFGIVTSIFTWGLAGLAALPEFFFHETQEEAGLTICSPLYPENNVNAWKQFHALRMNILGLALPLLVMAICYSGIIKTLLRCPSRKKYKAIRLIFVIMVVFFIFWTPYNLIVLLLAFQMHLETDCEQSRQLDLAMLVTEVIAYTHCCVNPVIYAFVGERFRKHLRHFFHRHVAIYLGKFMPFLPSEKLERASSVSPSTGEQELSAVF from the coding sequence atggcaacctcaGTTGATGGGATTGAAACTGTGGGTGAAGTTGCTGGGACCACACCCTACGACTATGAGGGGGCACTGCCATGCGAGAAAAGCAATGTCAAGGAGCTGGCGGCCCAGTTCCTGCCGCCACTGTACTCCCTGGTGTTCATGATTGGTCTGCTGGGCAatgtagtggtggtggtgatccTCACAAAATACAAGAGGCTCCGTATTATGACCAACATCTACCTGCTCAACTTGGCCATTTCTGATGTGCTCTTCCTAGTCACGCTGCCATTCTGGATTCACTATGTTAGGTGGAAAGAGTGGGtttttggccaccacatgtgtAAGTTGCTCTCCGGGCTCTATTACATGGGCTTGTACAGCGAGATCTTCTTCATCATCCTCTTGACCATAGACCGGTATCTGGCCATCGTCCACGCCGTGTTTGCCCTTCGAGCCCGGACAGTCACTTTTGGTATCGTTACCAGCATCTTCACCTGGGGCCTGGCAGGGCTAGCAGCCCTCcctgaatttttctttcatgagaCCCAAGAGGAGGCTGGACTGACTATCTGCAGTCCTCTTTACCCAGAGAATAATGTAAATGCCTGGAAGCAATTCCATGCTCTGAGAATGAATATCCTGGGTCTCGCTCTGCCTCTGCTCGTTATGGCCATCTGCTATTCAGGAATTATTAAGACACTGCTGAGATGCCCcagcagaaaaaaatacaaagccATTCGACTCATTTTTGTCATTATGGtggtcttctttattttctggacACCCTACAATCTGATTGTCCTACTCCTTGCTTTTCAAATGCACTTGGAGACCGATTGTGAGCAGAGCAGACAGCTGGACCTGGCCATGCTGGTGACCGAGGTGATCGCCTACACGCACTGCTGTGTCAACCCCGTGATCTATGCCTTCGTTGGTGAGAGGTTCCGGAAGCACCTCCGCCACTTTTTCCACAGACATGTGGCCATCTACCTGGGCAAATTCATGCCATTTCTTCCTAGTGAAAAATTGGAAAGAGCCAGCTCTGTCTCCCCATCAACAGGGGAGCAGGAACTCTCTGCTGTATTTTAG